The Canis lupus familiaris isolate Mischka breed German Shepherd chromosome X, alternate assembly UU_Cfam_GSD_1.0, whole genome shotgun sequence genome has a segment encoding these proteins:
- the PBDC1 gene encoding protein PBDC1 isoform X1 codes for METTRGTAEPVPGELVSVAHALSLPAESYGNDPDIEMAWAMKAMQHAEVYYKLISSVDPQFLKLTKVDDQIYSEFRKNFEKLRIDVLDPEELKSESAKEKWRPFCLKFDGVVEDFNYGTLLRLDCSQGYTEENTIFAPRIQFLAIEIARNREGYNKAVYTSVYDKEEEKEGNHGRGKGADSAQAEEKGANRERENAKTNKGEEKEKEANKEIHKSSEIAM; via the exons ATGGAGACGACTAGGGGAACTGCTGAGCCG GTTCCCGGGGAACTGGTGTCTGtggcacatgctctttctctcccagcCGAGTCTTATGGCAATGAT CCTGATATCGAGATGGCTTGGGCCATGAAAGCAATGCAGCATGCTGAAGTCTACTACAAG CTGATTTCATCAGTTGACCCACAGTTCCTGAAACTCACCAAAGTGGATGACCAAATCTATTCTGAGTTTCGGAAAAATTTCGAGAAACTCAGGATAGATGTGTTGGATCCAGAAGAGCTCAAATCAGAGTCCGCTAAAGAG AAGTGGAGACCATTCTGCTTGAAGTTTGACGGGGTTGTAGAAGACTTCAACTATGGTACTTTGCTGCGACTGGATTGTTCTCAGGGCTACACTGAGGAAAACACCATCTTTG CCCCCAGGATACAATTTCTTGCTATTGAAATTGCTCGGAACCGGGAAGGCTATAACAAAGCAGTTTACACCAGTGTTTAtgacaaagaagaagagaaagaaggcaacCATGGAAGAGGGAAGGGAGCTGACAGTGcacaggcagaagagaaaggagccaacagagaaagagaaaacgcAAAAAccaacaaaggagaagaaaaagagaaagaagccaacaaAGAAATCCACAAGAGTAGTGAAATAGCTATGTAA
- the PBDC1 gene encoding protein PBDC1 isoform X2, producing MAWAMKAMQHAEVYYKLISSVDPQFLKLTKVDDQIYSEFRKNFEKLRIDVLDPEELKSESAKEKWRPFCLKFDGVVEDFNYGTLLRLDCSQGYTEENTIFAPRIQFLAIEIARNREGYNKAVYTSVYDKEEEKEGNHGRGKGADSAQAEEKGANRERENAKTNKGEEKEKEANKEIHKSSEIAM from the exons ATGGCTTGGGCCATGAAAGCAATGCAGCATGCTGAAGTCTACTACAAG CTGATTTCATCAGTTGACCCACAGTTCCTGAAACTCACCAAAGTGGATGACCAAATCTATTCTGAGTTTCGGAAAAATTTCGAGAAACTCAGGATAGATGTGTTGGATCCAGAAGAGCTCAAATCAGAGTCCGCTAAAGAG AAGTGGAGACCATTCTGCTTGAAGTTTGACGGGGTTGTAGAAGACTTCAACTATGGTACTTTGCTGCGACTGGATTGTTCTCAGGGCTACACTGAGGAAAACACCATCTTTG CCCCCAGGATACAATTTCTTGCTATTGAAATTGCTCGGAACCGGGAAGGCTATAACAAAGCAGTTTACACCAGTGTTTAtgacaaagaagaagagaaagaaggcaacCATGGAAGAGGGAAGGGAGCTGACAGTGcacaggcagaagagaaaggagccaacagagaaagagaaaacgcAAAAAccaacaaaggagaagaaaaagagaaagaagccaacaaAGAAATCCACAAGAGTAGTGAAATAGCTATGTAA